A single region of the Streptomyces sp. NBC_01262 genome encodes:
- the pheS gene encoding phenylalanine--tRNA ligase subunit alpha, translating into MSAPNKSYDPVEVEALKPDVIERMRDEALAAIASAAGLDELREVKVAHTGDRSPLALANREIGALPPHAKAEAGKRVGQARGAVGQALKARQEVLEAERDDRVLVEEAVDVTLPYDRRPAGARHPLTTLSDRLADIFVAMGYEVAEGPEVEAEWFNFDALNIGPDHPARTTQDTLFVQGAKEGEESGVVLRTHTSPVQIRSLLDREPPVYVICPGRVYRADELDATHTPVFGQIELLAIDEGLTMADLKGTLDHMVQSLFGEDITTRLRPNYFPFTEPSAEMDMVCYVCRGDSVGNPDRPCRTCSSEGWIELGGCGMVNPRVLTACGVDPEKYSGFAFGFGLERMLMFRHKVDDMRDIVEGDVRFTLPFGMEI; encoded by the coding sequence ATGTCGGCACCCAATAAGTCGTACGACCCTGTCGAGGTCGAGGCACTGAAACCGGACGTGATCGAGCGCATGCGCGACGAGGCGCTCGCCGCGATCGCCTCGGCCGCCGGCCTCGACGAGCTGCGCGAGGTCAAGGTCGCCCACACCGGCGACCGCTCGCCGCTGGCGCTCGCCAACCGCGAGATCGGCGCGCTGCCGCCGCACGCGAAGGCCGAGGCCGGCAAGCGCGTCGGCCAGGCTCGCGGCGCGGTCGGCCAGGCGCTCAAGGCCCGGCAGGAGGTGCTGGAGGCCGAGCGTGACGACCGCGTGCTGGTCGAGGAGGCGGTGGATGTCACGCTGCCCTACGACCGCCGCCCCGCCGGCGCCCGGCACCCGCTGACCACCCTCTCCGACCGGCTCGCCGACATCTTCGTGGCCATGGGCTACGAGGTCGCCGAGGGCCCCGAGGTCGAGGCCGAGTGGTTCAACTTCGACGCGCTCAACATCGGGCCGGACCACCCCGCGCGCACCACCCAGGACACGCTGTTCGTGCAGGGCGCGAAGGAGGGCGAGGAGAGCGGTGTCGTGCTGCGCACGCACACCTCCCCGGTCCAGATCCGCTCGCTGCTCGACCGTGAGCCGCCGGTCTACGTCATCTGCCCGGGCCGGGTCTACCGCGCCGACGAGCTGGACGCGACGCACACCCCGGTCTTCGGCCAGATCGAGCTGCTCGCCATCGACGAGGGCCTGACCATGGCCGACCTCAAGGGCACCCTGGACCACATGGTCCAGTCGCTGTTCGGCGAGGACATCACCACCCGCCTGCGGCCGAACTACTTCCCGTTCACCGAGCCGTCCGCCGAGATGGACATGGTCTGCTACGTCTGCCGCGGCGACTCGGTCGGCAACCCCGACCGCCCCTGCCGGACCTGCTCCTCCGAGGGCTGGATCGAGCTGGGCGGCTGCGGCATGGTCAACCCCCGGGTGCTCACCGCCTGCGGCGTCGACCCGGAGAAGTACAGCGGTTTCGCCTTCGGCTTCGGCCTGGAACGGATGCTGATGTTCCGTCACAAGGTCGATGACATGCGAGACATCGTCGAGGGTGACGTGCGCTTCACCCTTCCGTTCGGGATGGAGATCTGA
- the pheT gene encoding phenylalanine--tRNA ligase subunit beta: MRVPLSWLREYVDLPAGESGRDVQAKLISVGLEVETVDQLGAGLKGPLVVGKVLTIEQLEGFKKPIRFCTVDVGSANGTGAPQEIVCGATNFAVGDKVVVILPGGVLPGNFEISARKTYGRKSHGMICSGAELGMGDDGSHGIIVLPPEHEVGSDAIELLELVDEVLDIAVSADRGYCLSMRGVAREAAIAYGLPLRDPALLDVPGPNSYGYQVKVSDPAGCDRFTARTVTGLDQEARSPIWLQRRLQKAGMRPISLAVDVTNYVMLELGQPLHAYDRSRVQGAIGVRRAQAGEKLITLDGAKRVLDAEDLVITDDRGPIGLAGVMGGANTEIADHEEAEGTTDVVIEAAHFDPVAIARTARRHKLSSEASKRFERGVDPQAASAAAQRTVDLLVLLAGGTAEAGVTEIVAPSVPHTISIPADHPDRVAGMEYGRETVVRRLQQVGCHVDGSDDLVVTVPSWRPDLTDPNDLAEEVIRLEGYENLPSTLPGLPSGRGLTESQKLRRRVGRALAGAGYVEVQAYPFIGDAVLDQLGLDADDPRRTTVKLANPLSDAEPALRTTLLPGLLGALRRNDGRGSHDLALFETGLVFRPTGDESVPPRLPVDRRPTDAELAALDAALPRQPRRVAVVLTGAREQAGWWGDGHPATWADAVEAGRTVAREAGVELTVRKDQHAPWHPGRCAALYGGADGDVLIGHAGELHPRVIKALHLPERTCAMELDLDGLERLASGPVVAPSVSAFPVATQDVALVVDDSVPAADVESALRSGAGELLESLRLFDVFTGEQIGAGKKSLAYALRFRAPDRTLTAEEASAARDAAVTAAGERTGAALRGA, encoded by the coding sequence ATGCGGGTCCCGCTTTCTTGGCTGCGGGAGTACGTCGACCTGCCCGCCGGTGAGTCCGGCCGCGACGTCCAGGCCAAGCTCATCTCCGTCGGTCTCGAGGTCGAGACCGTCGATCAGCTCGGCGCCGGGCTCAAGGGCCCGCTCGTCGTCGGCAAGGTGCTCACCATCGAGCAGCTGGAGGGCTTCAAGAAGCCCATCCGCTTCTGCACGGTCGACGTCGGCTCCGCCAACGGCACCGGCGCGCCCCAGGAGATCGTCTGCGGCGCCACCAACTTCGCCGTCGGCGACAAGGTGGTCGTCATCCTCCCCGGCGGCGTCCTGCCCGGGAACTTCGAGATCTCCGCGCGCAAGACCTACGGCCGCAAGTCGCACGGCATGATCTGCTCGGGCGCCGAGCTGGGCATGGGCGACGACGGCTCGCACGGCATCATCGTGCTGCCGCCCGAGCACGAGGTCGGCAGCGACGCCATAGAGCTGCTCGAACTCGTCGACGAGGTCCTGGACATCGCGGTGAGCGCCGACCGCGGCTACTGCCTGTCGATGCGCGGCGTCGCCCGCGAGGCCGCCATCGCGTACGGCCTGCCGCTGCGCGACCCGGCGCTGCTCGACGTACCCGGCCCGAACTCCTACGGCTACCAGGTCAAGGTCTCCGACCCGGCCGGCTGCGACCGCTTCACCGCCCGCACCGTCACCGGTCTCGACCAGGAGGCCCGCTCGCCGATCTGGCTCCAGCGGCGGCTGCAGAAGGCCGGCATGCGGCCGATCTCGCTCGCCGTGGACGTCACGAACTACGTGATGCTGGAGCTCGGCCAGCCGCTGCACGCGTACGACCGCAGCCGGGTCCAGGGCGCCATCGGCGTGCGCCGGGCCCAGGCAGGCGAGAAGCTCATCACCCTGGACGGGGCCAAGCGCGTCCTGGACGCCGAGGACCTGGTCATCACCGACGACCGGGGCCCGATCGGCCTGGCCGGGGTCATGGGCGGCGCCAACACCGAGATCGCCGACCACGAGGAGGCCGAGGGCACGACGGACGTCGTGATCGAGGCCGCGCACTTCGACCCGGTCGCCATCGCGCGCACCGCCCGCCGCCACAAGCTGTCCTCCGAGGCGTCCAAGCGCTTCGAGCGCGGCGTCGACCCGCAGGCGGCCAGCGCGGCCGCCCAGCGGACCGTGGACCTGCTGGTGCTGCTCGCCGGCGGCACCGCCGAGGCCGGCGTCACGGAGATCGTCGCGCCCTCCGTGCCGCACACCATCTCCATCCCCGCCGACCACCCCGACCGCGTCGCGGGCATGGAGTACGGCCGCGAGACCGTCGTACGCCGCCTCCAGCAGGTCGGCTGCCACGTCGACGGCTCCGACGACCTCGTCGTCACCGTGCCGAGCTGGCGGCCCGACCTCACCGACCCCAACGACCTCGCCGAAGAGGTCATCCGGCTGGAGGGCTACGAGAACCTGCCCTCCACCCTGCCCGGGCTCCCCTCCGGGCGCGGCCTCACCGAGTCGCAGAAGCTGCGCCGCCGGGTCGGCCGGGCGCTCGCCGGGGCCGGCTACGTCGAGGTCCAGGCCTACCCCTTCATCGGCGACGCCGTCCTCGACCAGCTCGGCCTCGACGCGGACGACCCGCGCCGCACCACGGTCAAGCTGGCCAACCCGCTGTCCGACGCGGAGCCCGCCCTGCGCACGACGCTGCTGCCGGGCCTGCTCGGCGCGCTGCGCCGCAACGACGGGCGGGGCAGCCACGACCTGGCGCTCTTCGAGACGGGCCTGGTCTTCCGGCCCACCGGCGATGAGTCGGTGCCGCCCCGGCTGCCCGTCGACCGCCGCCCGACCGACGCCGAGCTCGCCGCGCTCGACGCCGCGCTGCCCCGGCAGCCGCGCCGGGTCGCCGTCGTCCTCACCGGCGCGCGCGAGCAGGCCGGCTGGTGGGGCGACGGCCACCCGGCCACCTGGGCCGACGCCGTCGAGGCCGGGCGCACCGTAGCCCGCGAGGCCGGGGTCGAGCTGACCGTCCGCAAGGACCAGCACGCCCCCTGGCACCCGGGCCGCTGCGCCGCGCTCTACGGCGGCGCCGACGGTGACGTTCTCATCGGCCACGCCGGTGAGCTCCACCCCCGCGTCATCAAGGCCCTGCACCTGCCCGAGCGCACCTGCGCCATGGAGCTCGACCTCGACGGCCTGGAGCGCCTCGCCTCCGGCCCCGTCGTCGCCCCGAGCGTGTCCGCCTTCCCCGTCGCCACCCAGGACGTCGCCCTGGTCGTCGACGACTCGGTCCCGGCCGCCGACGTCGAATCCGCCCTGCGGTCCGGCGCCGGTGAACTCCTGGAATCGCTGCGGCTGTTCGACGTCTTCACCGGTGAACAGATCGGCGCCGGGAAGAAGTCGCTGGCCTACGCGCTGCGCTTCCGCGCACCCGACCGCACCCTGACGGCCGAGGAGGCGTCGGCCGCGCGGGACGCGGCGGTCACGGCCGCCGGTGAGCGTACGGGGGCCGCCCTGCGCGGCGCGTAG